One Gloeobacter morelensis MG652769 DNA window includes the following coding sequences:
- the lpdA gene encoding dihydrolipoyl dehydrogenase yields the protein MAFDYDLLIIGCGVGGHGAALHAVAHKLKVAVVEARDLGGTCINRGCIPSKALLAAAGRLRVLRASEHLGISVGEIRFDRAKIAHHAASVVDKIRADLTRSLQKLGVTILHGHARLKGSQTVEIDPGEGGGEVQVLTAREVMIASGSQPFVPPGMVTDGKSVYTSDEGVRLEHLPEHICIIGSGYIGLEFSDVYTALGSKVTMIEALDRLMPGFDPDIARLAARLLVKSRDIDTKVGVFAKKVTPGQPATVELSTGEVLQFDAVLVACGRTPDTKNLGLESVGIETARGFIPVDGRMATAAEHLWAIGDATGKMMLAHAAAAQGIVAVDNMLGHERTIDYRAIPAACFTHPEIGFVGLTEPQAKEQGYKVGVVRTYFGGNSKAIAQGDTEGMAKLVYDQTTGELLGCHIIGPEASLLVAEAAQAIAGRDRIERLAHLVHTHPTLSEILDEGYKRAATVL from the coding sequence GTGGCATTCGACTACGACTTGCTGATTATCGGCTGTGGCGTCGGCGGGCACGGGGCGGCCCTGCACGCGGTGGCCCACAAGCTCAAAGTGGCTGTGGTCGAGGCCCGCGACCTGGGGGGCACCTGCATCAACCGCGGCTGCATCCCTTCGAAGGCGCTATTGGCTGCCGCCGGCCGGCTCCGGGTGCTGCGCGCGAGCGAACACCTGGGAATCAGCGTCGGTGAAATCCGCTTCGATCGCGCTAAAATCGCCCACCACGCCGCGAGCGTCGTCGATAAAATCCGAGCGGATCTGACCAGGAGCCTCCAGAAACTGGGGGTGACCATCCTGCACGGTCATGCCCGCCTCAAAGGTTCCCAGACGGTCGAAATCGACCCGGGCGAAGGCGGCGGCGAAGTCCAGGTGCTCACCGCCCGCGAAGTGATGATCGCGAGCGGCTCACAGCCTTTTGTGCCGCCGGGAATGGTCACCGACGGCAAGAGCGTTTACACCAGCGACGAGGGTGTGCGCCTCGAACACCTCCCCGAGCACATCTGCATCATCGGCTCGGGCTACATTGGCCTCGAATTTTCGGACGTCTACACCGCCCTGGGTTCCAAAGTAACGATGATCGAAGCGCTCGATCGGCTCATGCCTGGCTTCGATCCGGATATCGCCCGCCTTGCCGCCCGCCTGCTCGTCAAATCCCGCGACATCGACACCAAAGTCGGCGTCTTCGCCAAAAAAGTCACCCCCGGCCAACCGGCGACGGTGGAACTCTCGACCGGCGAGGTGCTCCAGTTCGACGCGGTGCTGGTGGCCTGCGGCCGGACTCCCGATACCAAGAACCTGGGCCTGGAGTCCGTGGGTATCGAGACGGCCCGGGGCTTTATCCCGGTGGACGGGCGCATGGCCACCGCCGCTGAGCACCTCTGGGCGATCGGAGATGCGACTGGCAAGATGATGCTCGCCCACGCCGCCGCCGCCCAGGGCATCGTCGCAGTCGACAACATGCTGGGTCACGAGCGCACGATCGACTACCGCGCGATCCCGGCCGCCTGTTTCACCCACCCGGAAATCGGCTTTGTTGGCCTCACCGAACCCCAGGCCAAAGAGCAGGGTTACAAAGTCGGGGTGGTACGGACGTATTTTGGCGGGAATTCTAAGGCTATCGCCCAGGGGGACACCGAGGGGATGGCCAAACTCGTCTACGACCAGACCACCGGCGAACTGCTCGGCTGCCACATCATCGGCCCCGAGGCGTCGCTATTGGTGGCGGAGGCGGCCCAGGCCATCGCCGGGCGCGACCGCATCGAGCGGCTTGCGCACCTGGTGCATACCCACCCTACCCTCAGCGAAATCCTCGACGAAGGGTACAAACGGGCGGCCACCGTCCTGTAG
- a CDS encoding class I SAM-dependent methyltransferase gives MAEETIERTDYDDDLLARLYDAEYDAFDSDVAYYTERLAPGPVLELACGSGRLAVRLAADGRRVVGIDRSEAMIRRARTRRTHNVCWKVGDMRNFALEEAFANIVVAFSALGFLQSEADRRACLVCCRHHLRADGLLVLDLINPAAALATGELPGERTVVDPQTGAVFHKSTAVAAEAEQIRIRYTWRSQAVTLVQRLTLQRLGASRVEAELEGCGFYLLDRHGDYRANPPTDRAPRLILLAAPFA, from the coding sequence ATGGCCGAGGAGACTATCGAGCGCACCGACTACGACGACGATCTGCTCGCCCGCCTCTACGACGCGGAGTACGACGCTTTTGACAGCGATGTGGCCTATTACACCGAGCGCCTAGCCCCCGGTCCGGTACTGGAACTGGCCTGCGGCAGCGGCAGGCTCGCTGTGCGTCTTGCGGCGGATGGTCGGCGGGTGGTGGGGATCGATCGCTCAGAGGCGATGATCCGCCGCGCCCGCACCCGGCGTACTCACAATGTCTGTTGGAAAGTCGGCGATATGCGCAACTTCGCACTGGAGGAGGCGTTCGCCAACATCGTCGTCGCCTTCTCCGCTCTGGGGTTCTTGCAAAGCGAGGCGGATCGCCGCGCCTGTCTGGTCTGCTGCCGCCACCATCTGCGTGCGGATGGTCTGCTGGTGCTCGATCTGATCAATCCTGCCGCTGCGCTCGCCACAGGCGAGTTGCCGGGTGAACGGACGGTGGTCGACCCGCAGACCGGAGCGGTATTTCACAAGTCCACGGCGGTTGCCGCCGAGGCCGAGCAGATCCGCATCCGCTATACCTGGCGATCTCAAGCGGTGACGTTGGTCCAGAGGCTCACTCTGCAGCGGCTTGGGGCTTCCCGGGTCGAAGCGGAATTGGAAGGGTGCGGATTTTATCTGCTGGATCGCCACGGCGACTACCGGGCCAACCCGCCGACCGATCGCGCTCCTCGCCTGATCTTGCTGGCCGCTCCGTTCGCCTGA
- a CDS encoding YncE family protein, giving the protein MKRAAIGTVLLLLSAGNLPARAAEVTVPLGARADKIEVLYTRQGPMALVGLLDEEALAVVDLTSKQIKSRTPLGIRPLVVRRVGSTKVAAVGGPASGNLVLVDFEKQEVVRQVDLGSGIFDIAVDAERGRIVVTHPAADRISVVNPATGQVRIFPMPGPPLAAAIQSANGNLLVTLGGSDPLGLAIVNLANGELLARLRSGATPEDMVLDLVHQQAVVLNSGSNDLTLVPLSATARTVRTVGLDWRPSRLVLSRDGRYAYVTSGESDRLQIVDLEAGQIVKSRPLGRLPTGIVLLEDDSLLVAEAGTQALRRITPESFAVSELPPLQPGSVAGVITDVAGKPITKGVLKVEGRTVPILPDGSFLISKLPAGKHLVDVQVPGFPAFSARLQAREGYVVTDEIRLPPRSQAEKVDGIGFIADVPQYSELLARTLVERLAGKEKTRKVILLNGPLGPHPEFVQLAPTVRDLNLLDRDNRYTEDLEKLQTIGRSLGLRYIVVTQVQFTRGYNTQGDPIINTLLRFFVPVSLPNFSPNQLRSQAVAVVVDLQKVRSGDKAMLFKAEDRDDTGGPPLFEEAADGLFRLEVKRMAEQIDNQWKEKSPFIS; this is encoded by the coding sequence ATGAAACGAGCGGCAATCGGCACAGTCCTGCTGCTGCTGTCGGCGGGAAACCTCCCTGCCCGGGCGGCGGAGGTGACGGTGCCCCTGGGGGCGCGGGCCGACAAAATCGAGGTGCTCTACACCAGGCAGGGGCCCATGGCCCTGGTGGGGTTGCTCGACGAAGAAGCCCTGGCGGTCGTGGACCTAACCAGCAAGCAGATCAAAAGCCGCACGCCTTTGGGCATCCGGCCTCTGGTGGTGCGCCGCGTCGGTTCTACCAAGGTGGCGGCGGTGGGCGGCCCGGCCAGCGGCAACCTGGTGCTGGTGGACTTCGAGAAGCAGGAGGTTGTCCGCCAGGTCGACCTGGGGTCGGGCATTTTTGATATCGCCGTGGACGCGGAGCGGGGTCGCATCGTGGTCACCCACCCGGCGGCGGACCGCATTTCGGTGGTCAACCCCGCCACGGGTCAGGTGCGCATCTTTCCGATGCCGGGGCCCCCCCTGGCCGCCGCCATCCAGTCGGCCAACGGCAATTTGCTGGTCACCCTGGGCGGGAGCGACCCGCTAGGGCTTGCGATCGTCAATCTGGCCAACGGCGAACTGCTCGCCCGCCTCAGAAGCGGCGCCACCCCCGAGGACATGGTGCTCGACCTGGTCCACCAGCAGGCGGTGGTGCTCAACTCCGGCAGCAATGACCTGACGCTGGTGCCCCTGAGCGCCACGGCCCGCACCGTGCGCACCGTCGGCCTCGACTGGCGGCCGAGCCGGCTGGTGCTCTCCCGAGACGGCCGCTACGCCTATGTGACCAGCGGCGAGAGCGACCGGCTGCAGATTGTCGATCTTGAAGCGGGCCAGATTGTCAAAAGCCGTCCCCTCGGGCGCCTGCCCACCGGCATCGTCCTGTTGGAGGACGACTCGCTGCTGGTGGCTGAGGCAGGCACCCAGGCTCTGCGTCGCATCACCCCTGAGTCCTTTGCGGTGAGCGAACTGCCCCCGCTGCAGCCGGGTTCGGTAGCCGGGGTGATCACCGACGTGGCCGGCAAGCCGATTACCAAAGGCGTGCTCAAAGTCGAAGGGCGCACGGTGCCGATCTTGCCCGACGGCTCGTTTCTCATCTCGAAGCTGCCCGCCGGTAAGCACCTGGTCGATGTGCAGGTGCCGGGTTTTCCAGCGTTTTCCGCGCGCCTGCAGGCGCGCGAGGGCTACGTGGTCACCGATGAAATTCGCCTGCCGCCGCGCTCGCAGGCCGAAAAAGTGGACGGCATCGGCTTTATCGCCGATGTACCCCAGTACTCGGAACTGCTCGCCCGCACCCTGGTGGAGCGGCTGGCGGGCAAAGAAAAAACGCGCAAGGTGATCTTGCTCAACGGGCCACTCGGTCCGCATCCGGAGTTCGTGCAACTGGCCCCCACGGTGCGCGATCTCAACTTGCTCGACCGCGACAACCGCTACACCGAAGATCTGGAGAAACTGCAGACGATCGGCCGCAGCCTCGGTCTGCGCTATATCGTCGTCACCCAGGTCCAGTTCACCCGCGGCTACAACACCCAGGGCGATCCGATCATCAATACGCTGCTGCGCTTTTTTGTGCCGGTGTCGCTGCCCAATTTCAGCCCCAACCAGTTGCGCTCCCAGGCGGTGGCTGTCGTTGTCGACCTGCAGAAGGTACGATCAGGAGATAAAGCGATGCTGTTTAAGGCCGAAGATCGCGACGATACGGGCGGGCCGCCCCTGTTCGAAGAAGCGGCCGATGGGCTTTTCCGCCTGGAGGTCAAGCGCATGGCCGAGCAGATCGACAACCAGTGGAAAGAAAAAAGTCCGTTTATCAGCTAG
- the moaA gene encoding GTP 3',8-cyclase MoaA, which produces MNTVNYLRISLVDRCNFRCSYCMPTGEAITYLHRSEILSYEELLFLVGEVFLPLGIDRFRLTGGEPLLRRGVVGFVRALVGLPGVADVSLSTNAYLLEELAEDLYTAGLRRVNISLDSLDPGVFARITGRDHWHKVWAGIQAAHRVGFDPLKLNIVVLPGINEQEVPALAALTLDRLWHVRFIEFMPIGNTGYFEQAGWVDSEALRRRIRERFGLAQGTCYGNGPADVFQIPGAKGTVGFISQMSECFCSRCNRVRLAADGFLRPCLLNEADQIDLKTPLRAGAGAAQLRELVSELLLRKPEINFRERDRGTTGFYGRTMSQIGG; this is translated from the coding sequence ATGAACACCGTCAACTACCTGCGCATCTCCCTGGTGGACCGCTGCAACTTTCGCTGCAGCTACTGCATGCCCACGGGCGAGGCGATAACCTACCTGCACCGCTCGGAAATTTTGAGCTACGAGGAGCTGCTGTTTCTGGTGGGCGAAGTCTTTTTGCCCCTGGGGATCGACCGCTTTCGTCTCACCGGCGGCGAGCCGCTGCTCAGGCGGGGAGTAGTGGGCTTCGTGCGCGCCCTGGTGGGATTGCCGGGGGTGGCGGACGTATCGCTGAGCACCAACGCCTATCTGCTCGAAGAACTGGCGGAGGACCTGTACACCGCCGGTTTGAGGCGGGTGAATATTTCACTGGACTCCCTCGACCCGGGGGTATTCGCGCGCATCACCGGTCGCGACCACTGGCACAAAGTCTGGGCAGGCATCCAGGCGGCCCACCGGGTCGGTTTCGACCCGCTCAAGCTCAATATCGTAGTCCTGCCGGGGATCAACGAACAGGAAGTGCCGGCTCTGGCCGCCCTCACCCTCGATCGGCTGTGGCACGTGCGCTTCATCGAATTCATGCCGATTGGCAACACCGGTTACTTTGAGCAGGCAGGCTGGGTGGATTCCGAGGCGCTGCGCCGCCGCATCCGCGAACGCTTCGGCCTGGCGCAAGGCACCTGCTATGGCAACGGTCCGGCCGATGTGTTTCAGATTCCGGGGGCCAAAGGCACCGTCGGCTTTATCTCCCAGATGTCCGAGTGCTTTTGCAGCCGCTGCAACCGGGTGCGGCTGGCGGCCGACGGGTTTTTGCGGCCCTGCCTGCTCAACGAAGCCGATCAAATCGACCTCAAGACGCCCTTGCGCGCCGGGGCGGGCGCCGCTCAACTGCGCGAGCTGGTAAGTGAACTGCTGCTTCGCAAACCCGAAATCAACTTTCGTGAGCGCGATCGGGGGACCACCGGTTTCTATGGCCGCACCATGTCTCAAATTGGTGGTTAA
- the metG gene encoding methionine--tRNA ligase encodes MMQGFALTTPLFYVNALPHIGSAYPTLAADAVARYHRLRGRSVRFVTGTDEYGLKIERQAAERNLTPREHCNEIAAGFEKLWQALSIDYDRFIRTTDPRHAAIVREFFERCWQAGDIYKGRYTGLYCVDCEEFKKKPDEDYFVENGEPRCKIHLKPLREQDEENYIFALSRYQQKLEQYFDEHPEFVQPDFRAHEVRNFIAGGLEDFSISRAHVSWGLPIPVDPSQTIYVWFNALLGYVTALLEPDDEPTLENALARWWPIDLHIVGKDILRFHAVYWPAMLMSAGLPLPGMIFGHGFLTRDGRKMGKALGNVIDPGALVEQYGSDAVRYYFLKAIEFGRDNDFNETRFREILNADLANDLGNLLNRTGNMVVKYCGGVVPSVAIDPTDALRDKATGLAQVCAEHWEALRFSEASELALALVRAGNRYLDARAPWSLYKKGEQAQVEQVLYAVLESVRIAAVLLSPLIPGLAAEIYRQLGFSIQAWEDRSWDDALWGGLPGGQPLCLGSPLFPRLE; translated from the coding sequence ATGATGCAGGGTTTTGCACTTACAACCCCACTGTTTTACGTTAATGCTTTGCCCCACATCGGCAGTGCCTACCCGACGCTGGCGGCGGACGCGGTGGCGCGCTATCACCGTTTGCGGGGCCGCTCCGTGCGTTTTGTGACCGGCACCGACGAGTACGGGCTTAAGATTGAGCGGCAGGCGGCGGAGCGCAACTTAACCCCTCGCGAGCACTGTAACGAGATTGCCGCCGGGTTCGAGAAACTCTGGCAGGCGCTGTCAATCGATTACGACCGCTTCATCCGCACCACCGATCCGCGCCACGCCGCGATCGTGCGCGAATTTTTCGAGCGCTGCTGGCAGGCGGGCGACATTTATAAAGGTCGCTACACGGGCCTGTATTGCGTCGATTGCGAGGAGTTCAAAAAAAAACCCGACGAGGATTACTTCGTCGAAAACGGCGAGCCTCGTTGCAAGATTCACCTCAAGCCATTGCGCGAGCAGGACGAAGAGAACTATATTTTTGCGCTCTCACGCTACCAGCAAAAACTGGAGCAATACTTCGACGAGCATCCCGAATTTGTGCAGCCAGATTTTCGGGCCCACGAGGTGCGCAATTTCATTGCCGGGGGACTCGAAGATTTTTCGATCTCGCGGGCCCATGTCTCGTGGGGGTTGCCGATTCCCGTCGATCCCAGCCAGACGATTTATGTCTGGTTCAACGCGCTCCTGGGCTATGTGACGGCCCTGCTCGAACCCGACGACGAACCCACCTTAGAAAATGCCCTCGCGCGCTGGTGGCCCATCGATCTGCACATTGTCGGCAAGGACATTTTGCGCTTTCACGCCGTCTACTGGCCGGCGATGCTGATGTCGGCGGGGTTGCCGCTGCCGGGGATGATCTTCGGCCACGGGTTTTTGACGCGCGACGGCCGCAAGATGGGCAAGGCCCTCGGCAACGTCATCGACCCGGGTGCGCTCGTTGAACAGTATGGCTCCGACGCGGTACGTTACTATTTTCTCAAAGCGATCGAGTTCGGACGCGACAACGATTTTAACGAAACCCGTTTTCGCGAGATTCTTAATGCGGATCTGGCCAATGATCTGGGCAATTTGCTGAACCGAACTGGTAATATGGTCGTCAAATATTGCGGTGGTGTTGTCCCTTCCGTTGCGATCGATCCCACCGACGCCCTGCGGGACAAGGCCACTGGCCTCGCGCAGGTGTGCGCCGAGCATTGGGAGGCGCTGCGGTTTTCCGAGGCCAGCGAGTTGGCGCTGGCCCTGGTGCGGGCGGGCAACCGCTACCTCGATGCGCGCGCGCCCTGGTCGCTGTACAAAAAAGGCGAGCAGGCGCAGGTTGAACAGGTACTCTACGCGGTTCTCGAATCGGTGCGCATCGCAGCGGTGCTGCTGTCGCCGCTGATTCCGGGGTTGGCCGCCGAGATTTACCGGCAACTGGGATTCTCCATCCAGGCTTGGGAGGATCGCAGTTGGGACGATGCCTTGTGGGGCGGTTTGCCGGGGGGGCAGCCGCTCTGTTTGGGGTCGCCTCTATTTCCCCGCCTGGAATAA
- a CDS encoding NYN domain-containing protein, with the protein MTASSDTTEGLLARDQAMMRGRVAIFIDGSNLFYAALQLGIEIDYTKLLNRLTNGSRLLRSFFYTGVDRANEKQQGFLLWMRRNGYRVITKDLVQLPDGSKKANLDVEIAVDMLSLAGSYDTAILVSGDGDLAYAVNAASYKGVRVEVVSLRSMTSDYLINVADRYIDLEQIKEDIQKAPRQNGYAYRPLPTNHTANGFHHHGANGSNGAAHSLAINTAEDEAR; encoded by the coding sequence ATGACCGCTTCTTCAGATACTACCGAAGGACTATTGGCCCGAGACCAGGCGATGATGCGCGGGCGGGTGGCCATCTTCATCGACGGCTCGAACCTCTTTTACGCTGCGCTGCAGTTGGGGATCGAGATCGATTACACCAAGCTGCTCAATCGTCTGACCAACGGTTCGCGCCTGTTGCGCTCATTTTTCTACACCGGCGTCGATCGGGCCAACGAGAAGCAGCAGGGCTTTTTGTTGTGGATGCGCCGCAACGGCTACCGGGTGATCACCAAGGACTTGGTGCAGTTGCCCGACGGTTCCAAAAAGGCCAACCTCGACGTCGAAATTGCCGTCGACATGCTCTCGCTGGCGGGTTCCTACGACACGGCGATCCTCGTCTCGGGCGACGGCGACCTGGCCTATGCCGTCAATGCCGCCTCCTATAAGGGAGTGCGCGTCGAGGTGGTGAGCCTGCGCTCGATGACCAGCGACTACCTCATCAACGTCGCCGATCGCTACATCGACCTGGAGCAGATCAAAGAGGACATTCAGAAGGCCCCCCGCCAGAACGGCTATGCTTACCGGCCGCTGCCGACGAACCACACCGCCAACGGCTTCCACCACCACGGTGCCAACGGCTCCAACGGCGCCGCCCACAGTCTCGCCATCAACACCGCCGAGGACGAAGCGAGATAG
- the rsmI gene encoding 16S rRNA (cytidine(1402)-2'-O)-methyltransferase, which yields MPTAPTAPPTVSPSTPPRTKRDSPLTGTLYLVATPIGNLEDITLRALRVLKACDRIACEDTRHSRKLLAHFEISRPLVSFHAHNAQARTGELVAALQAGRDIALITDAGMPGVSDPGAELVAACRAENLPVSVIPGPSALTAALALAGFSEPRFVFEGFLPTTGRRRERLAALAPEERPVVLFEAPHRLLRTLADLSTHLGAERPVVICRELTKIHEQVWQGSLSEAIAYFESTPPRGEFTLVVAGAPALPPEPPTREQLQTSLEAMIASGLSRSEASRQLAAQTGLPRKEIYRLSLTLEADGGSK from the coding sequence GTGCCAACGGCTCCAACGGCGCCGCCCACAGTCTCGCCATCAACACCGCCGAGGACGAAGCGAGATAGTCCCTTGACGGGCACGCTCTACCTGGTGGCGACACCGATCGGCAACCTCGAAGACATCACCCTGCGGGCGCTGCGCGTCCTCAAAGCGTGCGACCGGATCGCCTGTGAGGACACGCGCCACTCGCGCAAACTGCTCGCCCACTTCGAGATCTCCAGGCCGCTGGTGAGTTTCCACGCCCACAACGCCCAGGCACGCACGGGCGAACTGGTGGCTGCCCTTCAAGCAGGCCGGGACATCGCTTTGATTACCGATGCGGGCATGCCCGGCGTGAGCGATCCCGGCGCCGAACTGGTGGCCGCCTGCCGGGCTGAGAATCTGCCGGTCAGCGTCATTCCTGGCCCGAGCGCCCTGACCGCTGCTCTGGCCCTGGCGGGCTTTTCCGAGCCCCGCTTCGTTTTTGAAGGCTTTTTACCCACCACCGGTCGCCGCCGCGAACGCCTGGCGGCCCTGGCGCCCGAGGAGCGTCCGGTGGTGCTTTTCGAGGCCCCCCACCGCCTGCTGCGCACCCTGGCGGATCTGAGCACCCACCTGGGAGCGGAGCGGCCCGTCGTCATCTGCCGCGAGCTGACCAAGATTCACGAGCAAGTCTGGCAGGGTAGCCTTTCAGAGGCGATTGCTTACTTTGAATCCACCCCGCCCCGGGGCGAATTTACCCTGGTGGTCGCCGGCGCCCCCGCTCTGCCGCCCGAGCCGCCCACCCGGGAGCAGTTGCAGACGAGTCTGGAGGCGATGATTGCCTCCGGCCTCTCGCGCTCGGAGGCAAGCCGTCAACTGGCTGCCCAGACCGGCCTGCCGCGCAAAGAGATCTACCGGCTGTCGCTCACCCTCGAAGCCGATGGCGGATCCAAATAG